In the genome of Candidatus Zymogenaceae bacterium, one region contains:
- a CDS encoding MBL fold metallo-hydrolase, whose protein sequence is MNDIMDTISWLGHAAFRIDGDITVYFDPFHLSDGPTADLILVTHTHYDHYSPEDIKKITGPDTTLVITGDADVPGDIDVVRAAPGKTLDVKGVRVSAVAAYNTNKSFHPKENRWVGYVLTMGGNKIYHTGDTDVIPEMEGIGPDVALVPVGGTYTMSASEAARAVKLMNAVSAVPMHWGEIVGERNDAVEFEKLVGGFARVVIKEKK, encoded by the coding sequence ATGAACGATATCATGGATACCATATCCTGGCTCGGCCATGCGGCGTTTCGCATCGACGGAGACATCACCGTCTATTTCGACCCCTTTCATCTTTCCGACGGCCCCACCGCCGACCTTATCCTCGTCACCCATACCCATTACGATCACTACTCCCCCGAGGATATCAAGAAAATCACCGGCCCCGACACCACACTGGTTATCACCGGGGATGCGGATGTCCCCGGCGATATCGATGTGGTTCGTGCGGCGCCCGGCAAAACCCTGGATGTCAAGGGTGTCCGGGTATCGGCCGTCGCCGCGTACAATACGAACAAGTCGTTTCATCCGAAGGAAAATCGGTGGGTCGGATACGTCCTCACCATGGGCGGGAACAAGATCTACCACACCGGAGATACAGACGTTATACCTGAGATGGAGGGAATCGGGCCTGACGTTGCCCTTGTCCCGGTGGGCGGCACCTACACCATGAGCGCCTCCGAGGCCGCCCGGGCTGTGAAGCTCATGAACGCCGTGAGCGCCGTTCCCATGCACTGGGGGGAAATCGTGGGGGAGAGAAACGACGCCGTCGAATTCGAGAAGCTTGTCGGTGGTTTTGCCCGGGTCGTCATCAAGGAAAAAAAATAA
- a CDS encoding chemotaxis protein CheW, producing the protein MLHRGRHFQDSNRNLVIIFSVADIFFALQAQYLVEIIQVSAVEPEMADDNFVGSVNLRGWSIPVFNFRKFMQLSDDITVSPENTALLSMLVLRGDPGESKKIPWIGIEADHISGVVDETECPQFGMPDKVKDEQSDVYKGILLREDTVIYLLNIPWLVDTFSPLQ; encoded by the coding sequence GTGCTTCATCGCGGAAGACATTTTCAGGATTCAAACAGGAATCTTGTTATTATTTTCTCGGTGGCTGATATCTTCTTCGCCCTCCAGGCTCAATACCTGGTGGAGATAATCCAGGTATCCGCCGTAGAGCCGGAGATGGCCGATGATAATTTTGTCGGATCGGTTAATCTCAGGGGATGGTCGATACCGGTATTCAATTTTCGAAAATTCATGCAACTAAGTGACGACATCACTGTTTCACCAGAGAATACGGCATTACTCAGTATGCTCGTGCTGAGAGGCGATCCGGGTGAATCAAAAAAGATACCATGGATAGGCATAGAAGCGGATCATATCTCCGGTGTTGTGGATGAAACGGAATGTCCACAGTTCGGAATGCCGGATAAAGTCAAGGACGAGCAAAGCGACGTATACAAGGGAATTTTGTTACGCGAAGATACGGTGATTTACCTCCTCAATATCCCCTGGTTGGTTGATACGTTTTCGCCTTTACAATGA